The DNA region GCACCCCGGGCCTCCGTTCAGCCTAAAAGATGTCAGCAATCAAATCGAATCAGAACGGTTGTAGTGCTATCTGTTCTTCCATTGCTAGCAGTGCAATTGTGACGTCGCTCTCGAGGACTGAAGTGACTCGGGGGCCATACCAGATGGTAACTTCGTCAGACGCCTGCTTGTTGGAACTAGGGAAGTACCAAAAGAAAAGCTGGCGTGTCTCGTTGGATTCCTTCGATATGGGCATCAAACCAGCATACGATTCCCCGAGGTCCCAGTCCACGAGTGGGATGGACGTCCCGTTCACGAGATATTCTGCGAGATAGTGAGCGAATGCAGAATGGAAGATGACTGAACTTTGAGTGTACTCTCAGTCTTGTCGTTCAGGTGTTGATATGTGTCAGTGCTCTGGCGTCGATGTATGTTACGCCGGACTGGGCCATGTCTCTCTTCCGCAAGTTGCTTAACTGGGTTATAACCATCAACCCGCCAACCGGCCAAAACAGAGATTGGCAATAAAGCCAAAAGCCATAAGCGAATTGACATGCTGGGCGTCATTGGTTCTCTTTGTTCGGCGTAACGAGAGACAGAACTATTGCGGGTGAGGGAGTTCGCACGCACGGGGGTAGAGTGCCGTTGATAAACAATTTGGATCGCCGTTGAAGCTAGACGGCATCAGCTACTTTTTTCCGGTGTGCCGGCGGGAAATTCCATTGTAAAGTCAATCAAGCAAAAGTACCGTGGTCGTCTATTTTGGTTTCTGTCCTCCACCTGAAAGCTTGACTGACCATGGGCAGGAAGGAGGGCGAGTTTAGGTCATACTGTTGCGCGCTGAACGGCCCATGAAATGGTCCTGCAATTTGATTATCGGCAGCACCGGATCGGCTTAGCGATTCACCTATGGAATATCAGATGAGGCCTAGTTTAAAGAAGTTGTGGTAGACCTATCCTCGCCGAAAAGCTCGTTGATCTGATTGCCATTGATGTACCCCTGTATCACAGTCTTGCCTAAATAGATGAGTTTGGGAAAACATATCCGCGGCGGCTGTGATGCTACCTGTGTCCCGGCGAATCCAGGTCGGCATCATGCTGGGATCTCAAGGTTTCCCCCAAAACAACCGAACCAACCGTTACAACGGTGCCATTGGGGTCCAGAAGCATGCATGGTCAATAAAACCTTGAATCCCATACGAGGGGCAATACAACCTTGTGCCAAGCGACATGTTCATGGCGGCCTGGAGTGATCAACCCCGCGGGAACTGGCTCTGATTCGTCGTCCCTCAGCTTTGAGCATAAAAAGACATGGCGTCGACAAAATAAGCTTGGAAGACACGGGACGAACAGAGTAACCCGTTTGATAAGGCAGATCGGATGTAGCTTATGCGTTGGGTTCCCGGTGGGATCAATCACGGCGGCTTGGCTTCGCCACAGAATGATTTCGTGCACTAGCAGGGCAGAGAATTACCAGAATTTCATCGACAATGTCCCCTGGGGTtcgaggaaggagaagaaaagcaTGGGCTTGTTCCTACGTAATGGAGGAGGTTCTGAGATGGAAACTGAATGTGGTCATCTTCAGTGCCGTGATTTCCGTGATTGATTAGCCCACGTCCTTAGATCGAACTTTGAAGCCATGAAAGTTTCACTGCTCATTAGACTGGCCGACATGCATGCGAAGGGAAAGTCAATTAATCGATAGAGCGGGGTTTGATTGAGCCCATGACGAGTCCATCTCGCCATCGATAGTGAAGATGTTGACACATGGCGGCTCCGACTATCCAAGGCCTGTAGCGAGATCTCAAGCTTCACGTTGAACTATTTTCGTACACATACCTGCTGAGCGCAATTCCCAGCCCGATCGTCAGTAGAACGAACTTTGTTCATTATCCCTCATCCAGTCCATTAACTGTTGCCAATTGACGCACTGGTGCTCAGTGCCAAACCCCGTCACGCCGCTGACCGCAGGATCCCCTACTTCGATCGTCAGGTCGGGTTTGCACATGATCGACTGACGAACGAGATCAAAGCAGTGGCCGATGTGATACATGTCGTGGGAGTGGTTATGGTCATGTGCCGCATCATGCTCCGGGCGAGGGTCTGCCGGGCGAGAGGCGTTGTAAGCTTGGTTTGCGAAGTCGGGTCGTGCCTCGTATAGGGCCTGCCGGATCATGTCGAGGCAGTGGAGTTGGTGGAAAACAGCTATGCAGCTCTTGTGGGGGGCCAGCTTTGGATGTTGAAAGAAGCCGCCTTCTTTGGGAAAGATGGATGCCCACGCTTCATCGACCTTTACAGAAGGGGGCATGGCGTAGTCCAGGTCCAGCTCAAAGGTTCTGGGTACAGTGGATACTATTTTGGGATGTCAGCGGCCTGAATCACGTTTTTGAGGGTGACAATCGGACGGCCTGCCACTTACAGCGAAGTTCTGTCTTGACTGGCTCATCTCCATAATATTCTTGTTGAGTGCTGCCCGGAGAAGTATGTCTGCTGACGGCAGCTACCGCGATGAGGAGGATCGCGTAGAATAAATGAATCTTGCTGCACCGCCAGTATCTTCCTAGCCGCGACTCTCTTGTCTGTGTCTCCTCGCCAGCCTCATCCCCGCTGTTGATTTGAGCGTACTGTTGCGGTTTGTACAGCCATGACGACATTACAGGGGTTTGCTCTATTGAGCGGACCAGATACTGAAGATAAGCTATGTGGTCTGTGGACCTTCGGGGAAGAGAAACGAAGAGTCGGATGGCAGGTTGACGAAGAGGGTCCCGATGTTTTTTTGAGCGTTTGATGAGTTTGGGGAGGGCCTggggagaagaagcaaaGAAGCAAGCGGCGATCGCCCAATTTCAAACAGTTTTGGCCCTCACAAGCAAGTCCCGCCGTCGCGACTCGCAACAGGCAGGGTCTTGTTATATCAAATTACATTTCCTTCTTTCGGGCATAGATGCGCAGCTTGGGATCCTCTTACTCCACCGTTGAATTGATGAAAAACGCGATGCTGACTCGCGCGGCACATGCCCCCCCCAAACTTGTAAGTTGACAACGTTCACCTGACCGCTTCAAGCCACTAACAATCATCCGTACCATGTGGGCATGGACGAAGTTATCGAAGACATAGCCACCGGCTTCTGTCTCACATGCGGTGCCCGCGTTTCCGGGTGTCGACTTTGCCTGTCGATCGTGCGCTTGGCCTTTTGGGTTGCACCGGGCCGCGGGAAGCCGTGCAGGTATGGCGGAGGCCGATCGACGGCTACTCCTGTGTGCAGGCCAGGCCGAAACGCCAAGGATACTGGGAAGAGCTCCATGTACAACATCAAATTGACGTCTTCCCGGGTTCCAaagggaccgccttggcttGGTTCCGGAAACTGCCGCAGCCCTGGCACAGAGTCTGGCTCCAATGAGCAACGTGCTGATATAAGCTGTTCGTGCTCACACAAAGGCTAGGTTGCTATCAATCATTCCAGTTCGAAGCTATAAGTACCGCTCTCAGGCACTTCGTAGAGCTGCATGTCAACCATGCTGTTCGGCCCATGCACTCTCCTGCCCTCGCGGCCTTGCCCGCATGTATCAACCCGGACTTACGTGACAGTAGTCCAAAATGCCTGACCATTATGTGCTCTGTGAGTCACCGATTTTTCGATAAGTAGGCTGACTCCTCCTTGGCTACGCCTGAGTGCTTGACCAAACGGGAAGGTCGTCAGACTGATAGCTCTCGACTGGCCGAAACCGCGTCAGACAGAACCAACAAACCAACAATGGCATGCAAGACTGTGGGGTTGTAAGGCAGGATCATGCAAGGGTTCTCACAAACTTAAGTATTCAACATCTGTCTTTTTGTAAAGCCAGTTCAAATGCTTGATTACCACAGCAAGAGAGCCGTTTCTGTCATTGGGCGCATCGTACACGCAACAACTGAAGACGGGTCGATATCATCCTACGCTTCAAGTCCCGACCACAATGGCGTCTTCCCAGTTCGCCCGCCCGGCGTATGAGATCTTATCCCCGAGGCTCATCGTACGGACCGCTACGGATTCGGACGCGAACGCTTTTCACAGCCTCATGACAAACCCGGGGAATTTCCCTTTCGGGGAACCCGAAAACAATCTCACGATCGAAAGACTCCGTACCCGCATCGGCAAATTCGCCGAGTTCACTGCCAAAGGAAAGAACGCTTTCATGGTCGTCATCCTCCGAGAGACGGGCCAGCTCATCGGATACGGAGGTTACAACACGTTCGAGTCCGTAGACCCCGTCGAGTTCCTCTCGGAGACGACTCTCTCGCCGGGCGACAAGTACATGACAGACTTTGGAATCATCATCGACCACGGTCACTGGCGGAGAGGCTACGGTTTGGAGCTGGTCAGCGTGTTGGTAGAGTACGCTCTCGTCGAGCTTGGCTGCGAGCTTTTCCGGGCCGAAACAGGCGACAATAATGAACCGTGGCGAGCGCTCATgcgggcggcgggcctggccgatctcgaggggAGACACCAAGCAAGTTACGATGCCAATCAAGAAGTCTGGGTATGGAAGTTCGACACAGGACACTGGAAGCGAGCGAAAGAGAAGATGCAGGCCGAGGGCAAATGGCTTCTTTGACAGCCATCGTCTGACAAGTCATTCCAAAGGCTAGCGATGTGTAGGCCCGAGTTGTATCTCGGTGTGTTGACAATCGATTTAATTATGTAGTCAAACCATCTTCGATCCCAAAAGTGGACGTTTCTTTCCGTTTTCCTCAGGACGAAGTCAGTTTCCATGGGTGCCTGTAACTCATTCGTCAAAGATTACGCAGACAACCTCTCCCGCAATCGAGATGTCGGCGGCAAAGCCCTTCAGGAGACCAGTGCTGACGTCGCGGTCAATGATCACCGCACGTCCGTCCTGCTGGAGACCGACAGCAAGCTGGGTGCCGGCCTTGTTGATGGAAAACTGACGCGGGAACCTGCCGCCTGAGGGGAAGATCTGGGTGAAGTTGAGATGGCCGGTCTGGTGGTCGATTTTGAAGCTGATGATGGCGTCGGACCGGATCTCGGTGCTGTTGTTGGGGTCGAAGTTGGGAATGTTGAAAAGGCTGACGTTGCGCGAGGAGACAATCAGGTACTCAGAGTCAGGCTATGCCAAATCAGTTACCGTCCCCCAAAAATATACAACTTCTCAAAGAGAGGTTTCACTCACCGAGATGTGAAtctcagcggcggcagcaccagCCGGGACGGTGTTGTCCGGCCCGTGAGTCCCGACCGAGAAGACTTCCTCGAAGCTCAGGGTCCTGTTGCAGCCGTACTTGACCTCGTACGTGGTGACGATgttgtcgagctcggccagcaCGAAGAAATatgtcttcttctcctcggtgACGAGGAACCTGGCGTGTCTGGGACCgctgcccgccgccacgcTCAGAGGCGCGACGGGCGTCAGCTGGTACGAGTCCTGGTCGATGAAGAAGACCCGCACGAGGTCGGCTCCCAGATCCGGCACCAGGACGTACTGCCCCGTGGGGTCCAGGATGGCTTCGTGGGGATGCGGGGCGTTCTGCGGCGGTTTGGGGCCGGCCTGGTCCAGTGTGTAGGTCCAAGACTGCAACCTCTTGATGTCGGTCGGATCCTCGACAGAGAAGACCTCGAATGACGACGCCGGGCTGGAATAGGTCGGTTAGTTGATCGGTTGACGGTGACTTGGCCAGAACTGGGTTATTCCAATATTTCGCTGCACGCCAAGGGAAATACTTCAGGGGGCTAAGTGCAGGACTTACTAAGAGGCCAGGGCAATGCCTCCGCCATTTTTACCATACACAACTGAGCTGACCGCTCCCTTGATGGTCGGGAGACTGTCTAGGGGTATAAGGGTTCCGTTCTCGGTCTTTTGAAAAGAAACAAGAGTGCCGTTGGGATTCGTGAGGCCTCTGTCCGCGCAGTACAGGAGGGACTTGGACTGGTCGAGAGTGAGCCACGACGGGTTCGCCGCGCACGCCGTGGTCGAGGCAATCGCTTTCAGCGTCGTCCCGGCTTCCGAGGTCTGGAGGTCCAGAGTCGTCACGGTTCCGACGTGGGAGGCAGCGTAGAGGAGCGTCGATGTCACCGGCGCGgccgacatcatcgccaGAAGCCAGGCGGCAGGGAGCTTGTCGAATCCCAACATAACGAATGACGGTGCTTCAAAAAGCAATGACAGAGTTACCAGATCCCGTCTCCTCCGTTgccgcgatggcgacgacgcgtCTTTATTGACCTCGGAGGACATGGTCGGAAATGTCACCCCTGGTCATCCGCCAAGCCACTCGCCCATTTGTTTTCCGTGCGGGGTTGGGATGACCCTGGACGACGTTGAGGAATTTCCCACCTATTAATCAAAAAGACTTCTGGTTAAATACCGTTGGCGTGGGACCTGGGGATCGCGCTAGCCCGCGTGACAAGTCAAGGCGCGATGTGCCGGTGCAGCTGGTTGAGTGTTTGGCAGGGGCATCGGATAAGGTTGGGGAATTCGCACGCTTTCATGGCACATCCGGCTTCATTCTGGAAGGGGTGAGCCAGAGTGTGGAGGACTGGATCTTGGGACGATCGAGGCCAAGGTTGTACGATGTAAAGCTTGGTTAGTGAAGCGAAGCTTGGGCTTTTGGCAGCTTTTGAGTTGCCACCCCGCGAATGTTCTCTTGGGAGCAATTGTTCTGTAGTTCTCAAGGCTGCAGTTAGAGGCCTGATGAATTATGTCCCATCCATTGCACCATACTATCGTTAACGACATGGAACCCCGCTTTATGGCACTGGCATTCATTTATCTCAACGCTTGCATCGGCGAAACATGCTGTCGACTGCTTTCTCTTCTGGCCATAGTCAGTATCAATAGACACTTATAGCATTGTGTTGCAGAAACATACTCGATCACAGAGTGGTGGAGCAAGGTTGACTCTGGCAAAGTGGCAAAGCCAGAAAGTGGTCAAGGGATGAATGGACTGTTATCATCGCTACGAATACATTTTTAAATGATGGCAGTCTCACGTAATACACCAAATCATTTATCTAACCCGAGGCATAAATGCTATCCGCAGTTCCAGAAGAAGGTTTGATAGGGTATCTACATCCAACAACTCAGATAGTGGGTAATTATCCCACCCGGTGGGATACGACGGTCAAGTTGACAGATCTACTCAAAACACATACCGGTATCCCACTCGATGGGATACGACAACTAAGTTTACAGGTTTGCTCAACGTAGTAATTCTGGCAGCCACGATATATGGAGTGAACGATGGGAACCATGGGTTTGAAATGGGGTAATAATGGACCGGTGTTGTTCCTTTTTCAGAAACAAAAATGTCAAAGCAATTGGTCTCTAGAACTTGATGCCTTCTTGGATGTTTAAGTGTTACCTGCTCTGACTTTGCTGAACATAGCGTACTTACTCCCCTCAACTTATGTCTCGGCCAGTATAAACGTAGCATAATGACGGATAACCTCCCTAATTGATGCCCATCATTCTCATAGCCCGCTCGGTTTCAAACTGCGCGATTACCCACGTCTTGGACTCTTGGTCTAGGATGGTGGTGACAGGGGCTGACTTGGAAAAGACCAATAGCGACGAAAAGCTCGCTGACTGCTAGCCACCTCCCAGGCCTGCTAAAGTCCGGAAAGACCGGCAGTCACAGTTTAACCTTCGATCATAATCCGGCCATGGCGGATAACGAGTCAACAGGGGAAGCCTTCCGCCAAAACCACCAGGTACGTAACTTTAAATGTAGAAGTTCCGTCCTTGGTACGTGATTGTCGTGTTCAACAATTAGAGGTTTGTTACTCGAACATATCAAACGTCAAACTTGTACGTTGTCCGTCTTTTCTTGAGACACGAATCATCCCAGAGTCACTTTTGACGTCCGCCGACCTGAACTAGACAACACGGCAGCGATATGTTGAGAGCATTCGAAGTCCTGTTTCAACATCGTTAAAACCGCTCCCCAGAAGCAATTGCAATTTGAATCTGATGTCGTCATAAGACCAAAGCCGGGTGTTTTACTGAACGTACCTTCTGCGCGCGGCTCTTCCTTTTTTAGGCCCATTTCCCACGGATACAGACCAGACTAATGGGATCCCATAAGACATTGGCTCAAGACGTAAGACGATACTGCACCCCAAATCACGAGTAGAGCCAAACGTCTCTAGGGGCTGATGAGAATCCAGCCTGGGCTCTTCCACCCCTCCAGTTTGATTCAAGCTTCTTGTTTCTCACACAATAGACTCCCGGTCGGACATCGGCTACCAATAAGTAATCAGCAAGGTTCTTTGAGGATGCTGACCATCATGACATGAGTCGTTACGCTGGTGTGCGACGGCGGTGGGCTACCCCTCCTTCTGATGCTGCTTCCACAGCAGAGATCCAATCCAATCGCGGATGATTGAAACACACTTAATGGTATGAACGAATCGGATGGGTTGGAGATGAACTCTGTTTCCCCTCGTTAAGCCGTTGGAGCCGTGCTGTTCTCTTGGTCTTCGGGCAACATAAAGGTTGAGCTACCCCTCTTTCTGCGGCGTTTGGTGGACGATTTCACTTCACCTAAACATCGTCTTGCATCCATCAGCTGCGGTCGACAATCCACAACTGAAGATAAAAGTGAACCTTGCCTTATCCTAATCAAGCACGGGGCAATTATGGCACCGACACCTAGTGAGAGGGCGCAAGCCAAGTTctttgccgtcctcgaggacccCCGAAGATACGACTCAACAAGTCCGTTGCCCCGAACAATGACCCCATATCGAAACGAAGCTGATACTTGTGAAACAGACTTCAAGAACAGAGTCATGATTACGCGAACACCTTCCGGGGGTTCCGAGTTGACCAACGTTGTCAgccatccgccgccgcgccgggcAAGCTCGAGCAGCCAAGGCTCTGTCGACGACCATCACCGCATAAGGAACAGGATCAAGAACTGGATGTATCGTCCGGCGATTTGATTCATGTTAATCACTGCGTCATACGGGCTAGGAATGATCAAAGTGTACACACACAAGAAATGTCTCTCGCAGTAGTCCACTAGGAGCTCCCAAGACTTCCCAGTTTTGTGGCTGCTACCGGTTTCCGACGATGTAGTTTTCtagtcttttttttttttttttttagttTTTAGTTTTTCTTTTAATGGAATTGAGATTCTTCCCAGAGTATTTTCAATAAGACGTCGAGAACTCAATTGTGCTCTGTCCGGTCACAGAAAGCTTGACAAGCAACAAGTACCAATCTGCATATTGCTATATCTGAACAACGCACTGAACAAGGAGTAACGTTTGATTCTAGGCTCGGAGAACACTGTCGCAAATTATATTAAAATCATCCTGTGGAAAGCTTGCAAAGTTTATCATTGATAGAGGGAGGAATGTCGCACTGATATCGGCCATCTTTGTGTGGCATACTGGCTAGTTGGTCCTTGAGACATTGTGTTGTCAGCAAATTAGGCAGCAATGCAGGCCCTGCAGCCTAGGGAGTACAAAGAAGCACTGGGTCAAATTGTTTTCCGAGCACAATCTTTGACTTGAACATCACGAAAAAGTATTGCCGATTTGGAGACAACCAGGACACCATGTCTTATTCGACAATCGTCGTCCAACCCTCGGAGCCACACACGCATACGGTGGTCTTCCTCCATGGGCGTGGCGACAACGCGCAAAACTTTGCGGCGTCGTTGGTGTATTCCCGAGACTCTCGGAACCGCACCCTCGCGGACGCGTTCCCTTCGTTCCGCTGGGTGTTTCCCCAGGCGAAAGTAGGGCAGTCGGCGGCGTTCCCCGGCGGTGCGGTGTCGCAGTGGTTCGACATATGGAACGTGTCTGACTTCTCCGAACGCGAAGGGATCCAGACCGAGGGGTTGAGGGAGAGTGTCGCCGGCATACGAGAGATCATCGCCTCCGAGGCTCGACTGCTGGAGGGCAGGTGGAGTCGCATTGTCCTCGCGGGCATCAGCCAGGGGGCGGCAACCGGCGTCCACACTCTCCTCAACCTCGATCTTCCCCAAGGAGAAGACAGATTGGGGGCTTTTCTCGGCTTCTCTTGCCGCATGCCGTTTCCTGGGAGAACTCTGGCGGAGACGCGGGCGGTCTTGGGGCTGCAAAACGTTCCGGAAGGCAACGTTCTGTTGCGTCAGACTCCCGTGCTGCTCGAACATTGTGTCGATGATCCGCTCGTACTGGTTGCGAATGGTCGTGTTCTGAGAGATACGTTACTTGGATTCGGTGCCCAAGTAGAATGGAAAGAGTATCTGAATGGAGGGCACTGGTTTAATTCACCGGCCGGTATGGATGATGCTGTCAAATTCTTGGAGTCTCAACTGGGATGAGTTGCAAAGCCTATCAAGGATGGAAACCCTCAAATCGTAAGGGGTCGTCTTTGAGTGTGTATCTCAGTGGCACCCATCTTTGAAAACGACCTCACGCTTTCAGGATGGAAGTTCGATATGTCTTAAGTCAGAATGTGGTGAGATGGTTACGCTGCAGGTGGGTTTTCCAAACTTCACCCTGTATCACACCGACGAAACGAGCAAAGATGTCAATATACAGAATAGAGCACCGATATTTGCGTCGTTGCTGCCTCCAAGGAATCAAGGTGGAGCTGTCGTGACAGGTATCAGGTATCAGGCACCGAGACGTGGATCATACATACGTCAACCAGCATCCCATAGGCGGTCTGGCAGCTTGTGTGAATGGTGTCTACCTTTTCTCTTGGAAAACTTTGTACACAGCTATcatgtcctcctcgctcAGACCAACATCCTTCGCCTCCCCATACACGGCACCACACAGCTCCGCAAACGGCGCCCTCACGTTTGCCTGCctcgcggcctcgacgatgagcTGCGTGCTGTTGAAACAATCCTTGACGGACGCCTGCGGCGACCAGTCGCCGTTGAGAAGCTTGGCGACTTTGATCTTGGAGTAGGCCGAAGCCATCGGCCCGGCGTCGAGCACCTTGCCAAAGGCCTCCAGGTCGAGCCCCTGCGCGCGGGCCAGGCTGAACGACTCTGCTAGCCCGGCGGTGAGGTTGTTCAGAAACAGGTTGACCGCATACTTGGTCTTGAGGCCGTAGCCCACGGGCCCGCAGTACACGGCGGCGGACGTCAGGGGTTCCACGAACGGCCGCACCCTCTCCGCCGCAGCCGGGTCGCCGGCCATCAACCCCACCAGCTTGCCCTGCTCGGCGGGGATCTTGCTGCCGCTGACCGGCATCTCGACGAAGTGGCCCCCGGCTTTCCGGACCTGGTCTGCGACACGTTCGCTGGTGTCCACGATGACGGAGCTTGTGTTAATGAGAGTCTTCCCGCGGAGGGCCGCTGTGAAAGTTTCGTCGTCCAAGATCGATGTCAGGGCCGGTCCGTCGAACAGCATCGTGAAGATGACTTCGGATTGCCGTGCCACCGCTGCCGGACTTTCGCCGATGTTTGCGCCGTGCTTTGTAAACGGCGGATACTTCGATGGGCTGCGGTTCCAGACTGTGATGGGGAATCTGCGAGCGAGGTTCAGGGCCATGGGCGTGCCCATCACTCCCAGCCCCAGAAAACCTACACGCATAGTCTCCTGGTTGTAACCCTTGGCTCTCTTGGGAGGAGCGTCTTGTGTTCTTCGTTGTTGGGGCTTGAAAACTCGAGTTGGTTGTTTGTGGCAGAGGGCGTTCTGCCATTGGACCGTTTTTTTAGTATTTACAAGACGGTGGAACAAGCGTCTACCTCCATCTTAAGGGGCAAACAAAGTGAATGATCACCGCCCTAGGGCGTTGTAGCAAGTTGAGATTTACCTCGGCCAAACCATCTTGGGACCCATAAAACGTGTCAGGCTCGCGCCCTGCGGCTTAAGATTCGGTCAAAGACTTGGCATTTGACGCGGGTTGGCCAGAACGAAGTATGGGTAAGTAGCAATTTGTATCATGGGTTTTGTGGCTATATGTGCATCAAGACTGTTGGGTTCACGACATCCATAAAACTACTATCCTAGCCTACTCGACTACTCTAACCCCTGTTCTTTCCACCATTTGAACGGGTAGCACATAAGCCTCGCCGATGTTTCCTTCTCGAACCTATCCCTCCAACCTACCGGAAGCTCCCCATAGAACCGGATGACTTCGAGGTTGCGAAGCTCCGACAGGTGTCCAAAGAACTCGTCATACTTCTTCTCGTTAAACTTGACTTCCCACCCCTTCAGGTTCGGGACAGCCGGCCTCGGCTCCCAGTCGATGACGAGCTCGACCAGGTCTCTGGAACGCCGTGCCACCTCGGCAAATATGGCCAGCCAACGGTTCCAGTTCGGGTACTCCATGGCGATGAGAACGTACAGTCGGCGGAGACGCTCGAAGCGCAGGGTGCCGTGGACGGCGAAGCCGATGCGCCGGTCGCCGAAACCCTGGGAATGGACGCgcatgacggcgtcggcgtggaCCTGCTTGTGCAGCTCCCGGTAGGCGCGCTTACACGTCAGTATCAAGGAAGGCAGCGGCTTCGTGTAGTTCCCTTGCTCGAAGTAGACGTGTAGGGGCCGGAGGGTGGAGCCAAAGTCTTGGTGGTCGAAGGAGAGGTAGTACTCGTAGATGCGCTCTCTGATCTCCCATGGGAGTGTGAAGAGAGCAGCGTCATTGTCTTGATTGAGAGGGGTGATGTTCGTCTCCATCTCGGATGCCCTGAAGAATGTATCAGATGTGCTCAGACAGGCTAGAGCGGGGAGGGAGACGGTGGCTTAGCAGCACCACCCCACTCATATTGTTATTGATCAGTTCAACAACTCTTTGATTGGCCTCGGTGTGCCCTTGTGTCCCAGAATAAGAACCGAGGTCTAGTTGCAAAGG from Colletotrichum higginsianum IMI 349063 chromosome 4, whole genome shotgun sequence includes:
- a CDS encoding acetyltransferase — its product is MASSQFARPAYEILSPRLIVRTATDSDANAFHSLMTNPGNFPFGEPENNLTIERLRTRIGKFAEFTAKGKNAFMVVILRETGQLIGYGGYNTFESVDPVEFLSETTLSPGDKYMTDFGIIIDHGHWRRGYGLELVSVLVEYALVELGCELFRAETGDNNEPWRALMRAAGLADLEGRHQASYDANQEVWVWKFDTGHWKRAKEKMQAEGKWLL
- a CDS encoding Nad-binding protein, with protein sequence MALNLARRFPITVWNRSPSKYPPFTKHGANIGESPAAVARQSEVIFTMLFDGPALTSILDDETFTAALRGKTLINTSSVIVDTSERVADQVRKAGGHFVEMPVSGSKIPAEQGKLVGLMAGDPAAAERVRPFVEPLTSAAVYCGPVGYGLKTKYAVNLFLNNLTAGLAESFSLARAQGLDLEAFGKVLDAGPMASAYSKIKVAKLLNGDWSPQASVKDCFNSTQLIVEAARQANVRAPFAELCGAVYGEAKDVGLSEEDMIAVYKVFQEKR
- a CDS encoding Tat pathway signal sequence produces the protein MSSWLYKPQQYAQINSGDEAGEETQTRESRLGRYWRCSKIHLFYAILLIAVAAVSRHTSPGSTQQEYYGDEPVKTELRLSTVPRTFELDLDYAMPPSVKVDEAWASIFPKEGGFFQHPKLAPHKSCIAVFHQLHCLDMIRQALYEARPDFANQAYNASRPADPRPEHDAAHDHNHSHDMYHIGHCFDLVRQSIMCKPDLTIEVGDPAVSGVTGFGTEHQCVNWQQLMDWMRDNEQSSFY
- a CDS encoding Phospholipase carboxylesterase is translated as MSYSTIVVQPSEPHTHTVVFLHGRGDNAQNFAASLVYSRDSRNRTLADAFPSFRWVFPQAKVGQSAAFPGGAVSQWFDIWNVSDFSEREGIQTEGLRESVAGIREIIASEARLLEGRWSRIVLAGISQGAATGVHTLLNLDLPQGEDRLGAFLGFSCRMPFPGRTLAETRAVLGLQNVPEGNVLLRQTPVLLEHCVDDPLVLVANGRVLRDTLLGFGAQVEWKEYLNGGHWFNSPAGMDDAVKFLESQLG
- a CDS encoding YkgB protein translates to MSSEVNKDASSPSRQRRRRDLVTLSLLFEAPSFVMLGFDKLPAAWLLAMMSAAPVTSTLLYAASHVGTVTTLDLQTSEAGTTLKAIASTTACAANPSWLTLDQSKSLLYCADRGLTNPNGTLVSFQKTENGTLIPLDSLPTIKGAVSSVVYGKNGGGIALASYPASSFEVFSVEDPTDIKRLQSWTYTLDQAGPKPPQNAPHPHEAILDPTGQYVLVPDLGADLVRVFFIDQDSYQLTPVAPLSVAAGSGPRHARFLVTEEKKTYFFVLAELDNIVTTYEVKYGCNRTLSFEEVFSVGTHGPDNTVPAGAAAAEIHISPDSEYLIVSSRNVSLFNIPNFDPNNSTEIRSDAIISFKIDHQTGHLNFTQIFPSGGRFPRQFSINKAGTQLAVGLQQDGRAVIIDRDVSTGLLKGFAADISIAGEVVCVIFDE